The following are from one region of the Juglans regia cultivar Chandler chromosome 10, Walnut 2.0, whole genome shotgun sequence genome:
- the LOC109018945 gene encoding translation initiation factor IF-2-like has product MPAPPDPRPGSAFIWLISSVLFLSIAAGGGCLVVYMLQPDSPYATWLPFAGVAFVCLPWLFWVLTCFYRLISRAFGFRVGVAPSGGGGGGGAYKGGAYAAGGAGAGGGGPNAANAANNKVAIDEAHAGSVEPLVRSSPESEARRRAQFEAILALDDHDGHGSSEDQTTDMKKTSSLSARLSRCNDSSVASHESEMPLASSMAS; this is encoded by the coding sequence ATGCCTGCACCACCGGATCCAAGGCCCGGAAGCGCGTTCATATGGCTCATCTCTTCCGTTTTGTTTCTCTCTATTGCCGCCGGAGGAGGCTGCCTTGTAGTATATATGTTGCAACCTGATTCACCTTACGCAACCTGGCTTCCCTTTGCCGGGGTGGCATTCGTTTGCCTTCCTTGGTTGTTTTGGGTGCTCACATGTTTCTATCGACTAATTTCCCGGGCATTTGGATTTAGGGTTGGCGTTGCTCCCAGcggaggtggaggtggtggtggtgcataTAAAGGAGGAGCCTATGCTGCAGGCGGCGCCGGTGCCGGTGGTGGTGGTCCAAATGCGGCGAATGCAGCTAATAACAAAGTGGCTATTGATGAGGCTCATGCAGGCAGCGTAGAGCCTCTGGTGAGGTCGTCCCCGGAAAGTGAAGCAAGAAGGCGGGCTCAATTCGAAGCTATCCTGGCCTTGGACGATCATGATGGCCATGGCAGCTCAGAAGATCAGACGACGGATATGAAGAAAACTAGCTCATTATCTGCACGCCTTTCTCGCTGCAACGATTCGTCTGTGGCTTCTCACGAGAGCGAAATGCCTTTGGCCTCATCAATGGCATCTTGA
- the LOC109018948 gene encoding protein CHROMATIN REMODELING 24 isoform X2 gives MADKKSKKMPLSLNDRHYRLLQDFSAPPKPSSHDDDIPQFSGITDFDSPLEEGEAKPLKVHDNSHDDESIPQFSGITDYFPLEKEKLTKVKIEGRRRLCKVSTADGNGSGNEVAIDEPRFNDFTDFDSPPLKDVGDAGGENRGGNEIRDILNDLSAKFDFLSIEKKQFPKRIEPVGDGLNIMKEKEMSAEKKLDLPEYASAGSSFSLASDTSDSSSDVIKGAGDEIKNAATEHEEQSHFGNVTNCDNVHGVKKNYEKPYRYEPGSVGGELMSRGHPFVTEIEEKGLKNMDDSFEDGVHGMKKHGGVMKDDPVPRRMDKKLVHVQQSFVSKAEENDDEEDDCVVLSGHKMVNVVKGHGEKFKDESDDSDGVDVLGDCTDDSGLEKDGSIKLSGPKSTYKLPSKIAKMLYPHQRDGLRWLWSLHCQGKGGILGDDMGLGKTMQICGFLAGLFQSRLIKRAMVVAPKTLIPHWIKELSAVGLSQKIREYYGTCPKARQYELQYILQDGGVLLTTYDIVRNNSKSLRGDYYDDEGGEDSVTWDYMLLDEGHLVKNPSTQRAKSLLEIPSAHRIIISGTPLQNNLKELWALFNFCCPELLGDKQWFKEKYEHAILRGNEKKASDREKRIGSAVAKDLRERIQPYFLRRLKSEVFSEDNAKTTTKLSKKNEVIVWLRLTSCQRQLYEAFLKSELVLSAFDGSPLAALTILKKICDHPLLLTKRAAEDLLEGMESILKPEDVNMAEKLAMHIADVAETKDLEENHDNVSCKIVFILSLLDNLIPEGHSVLIFSQTRKMLNLIQESIISKGYKFLRIDGTTKAGDRLRIVNDFQEGVGAPIFLLTSQVGGLGLTLTRADRVIVVDPAWNPSTDNQSVDRAYRIGQKKDVIVYRLMTCGTVEEKIYRKQIFKGGLFKTATEHKEQIRYFSQQDLRELFSIPAQGFDVSVTQQQLHEEHDCQHIMDAYLKAHIGFLETQGIAGVSHHSLLYSKTAPVQVIQEDEEVIRRGPTFVGSSRSSSSHEHVVDGAAEYAFNPKDVNLNKKSSSPNIVGEPTGLQIKDKINRLSQILANKAMVDRLPDKGEKLRKQIAELKSELYKISEAERTENKVIDLDDLSGEFQAVLNV, from the exons ATGGCGGATAAGAAGAGCAAGAAGATGCCACTGAGCCTCAACGACCGTCATTATCGCCTCCTTCAAGACTTCTCCGCTCCTCCTAAACCCTCCTCCC ACGATGATGATATTCCCCAATTCTCAGGGATCACCGATTTCGATTCTCCTCTTG AAGAAGGAGAAGCGAAGCCCTTGAAGGTCCACGACAACAGCCACGACGATGAGAGTATTCCCCAATTTTCTGGGATCACTGATTATTTTCCTCTCG AGAAAGAAAAGCTCACTAAGGTTAAGATCGAAGGAAGGCGGCGTTTGTGTAAAGTTTCAACTGCAGATGGCAATGGCAGCGGTAATGAAGTGGCGATTGATGAGCCAAGATTTAACGATTTCACTGATTTTGATTCGCCGCCACTCAAAGATGTGGGCGATGCTGGTGGTGAAAATAGGGGTGGAAATGAGATTAGGGATATCCTCAACGATTTGAGCGCTAAGTTTGATTTTCTGTCCATTGAGAAGAAGCAGTTTCCAAAGAGGATTGAACCAGTTGGGGATGgtttaaatataatgaaagagaaagaaatgagtgCAGAGAAGAAACTTGATTTGCCCGAATATGCAAGTGCAGGGTCTTCTTTTTCACTTGCATCTGACACATCCGACTCCTCGTCGGATGTAATTAAGGGTGCTGGAGATGAGATTAAGAATGCTGCAACAGAGCATGAGGAGCAAAGTCATTTTGGAAATGTTACCAATTGTGATAACGTACATGGAgtgaagaaaaattatgaaaagccATATAGATATGAACCTGGAAGTGTGGGTGGGGAATTAATGTCCAGGGGGCATCCTTTTGTAACTGAAATTGAAGAGAAGGGGCTTAAAAATATGGATGATAGTTTTGAGGATGGGGTACATGGGATGAAGAAACATGGTGGAGTAATGAAAGATGATCCTGTACCTCGAAGGATGGATAAGAAGTTAGTGCATGTGCAACAATCGTTTGTGTCTAAAGCtgaagaaaatgatgatgaagaggatGATTGTGTTGTTTTGAGTGGTCACAAAATGGTTAATGTGGTGAAGGGGCATGGGGAGAAGTTCAAGGATGAGTCTGATGATTCAGATGGTGTTGATGTGTTGGGTGATTGTACAGATGATTCTGGCTTGGAGAAGGACGGTTCTATTAAATTGAGTGGTCCAAAATCTACATACAAGTTGCCTAGTAAGATTGCCAAAATGTTGTATCCGCATCAGCGCGATGGGTTAAGGTGGCTATGGTCTCTGCATTGTCAGGGTAAGGGTGGAATCTTAGGGGATGACATGGGTCTGGGGAAGACAATGCAG aTTTGTGGCTTCTTAGCTGGATTATTTCAATCACGTTTGATTAAGAGGGCAATGGTTGTGGCCCCCAAAACGCTGATCCCCCATTGGATCAAAGAATTATCAGCTGTGGGTCTCTCTCAGAAAATAAGAGA GTACTATGGGACTTGTCCAAAAGCTCGACAGTATGAGCTCCAGTATATACTTCAG GATGGAGGTGTTCTTCTCACAACTTATGATATTGTACGGAACAACTCAAAATCTTTGAGGGGGGACTACTATGATGACGAGGGAGGTGAAGATAGTGTTACTTGGGATTATATGTTACTTGATGAG GGACATCTTGTAAAGAATCCTAGTACACAGAGAGCTAAAAGTTTGCTTGAGATACCAAGTGCTCATCGTATTATTATCAGTGGCACACCACTACAAAATAATCTGAAG gaACTGTGGGCGTTATTCAACTTTTGTTGTCCTGAACTACTGGGTGACAAGCAATG GTTCAAGGAAAAATATGAGCATGCAATTCTACgtggaaatgaaaaaaaggcTTCTGATAGGGAAAAGCGTATTGGTTCAGCAGTTGCAAAG gacCTAAGAGAACGTATTCAACCTTATTTTTTGCGTCGCTTGAAGAGTGAGGTATTTAGTGAAGATAACGCCAAAACAACCACCAAACTTTCTAAGAAGAACGAGGTTATCGTGTGGCTAAGATTAACCAGTTGCCAG AGACAACTTTATGAAGCCTTTTTGAAGAGTGAGCTGGTTCTTTCAGCTTTTGATGGCTCGCCACTGGCTGCACTTACA attctgaaaaaaatatgtgatcATCCACTTCTCTTGACAAAGAGAGCTGCTGAAGATTTACTGGAAGGGATGGAGTCGATCTTAAAACCAGAGGATGTCAACATGGCTGAGAAATTGGCCATGCACATTGCTGATGTTGCTGAGACCAAGGACTTGGAAGAGAACCATGATAATGTCTCGTGCAAAATAGTCTTTATATTGTCTTTATTG GATAACTTGATACCCGAGGGGCATAGTGTTCTTATCTTTTCTCAAACTCGTAAGATGCTTAATCTTATTCAG GAGTCAATAATATCCAAAGGATACAAATTTCTACGCATTGATGGTACCACAAAAGCTGGTGACAGACTAAGAATTGTTAAT GATTTTCAAGAAGGTGTAGGGGCTCCCATTTTTCTCTTGACATCTCAAGTTGGTGGTCTAGGCCTTACGCTAACCAGAGCGGACCGCGTGATTGTAGTTGATCCTGCTTGGAATCCCAG tACGGATAACCAAAGTGTTGACCGTGCATATCGAATAGGGCAAAAGAAGGATGTCATTGTATACAGATTAATGACCTGTGGAACTGTTGAGGAAAAGATATATAGAAAGCAG ATCTTCAAAGGAGGATTGTTTAAAACTGCAACTGAGCACAAAGAACAAATTCGGTACTTTAGCCAGCAG GACCTTCGAGAGCTGTTCAGTATCCCAGCTCAGGGGTTTGATGTCTCTGTTACCCAGCAGCAGTTGCATGAAGAGCATGATTGCCAACATATAAT GGATGCCTATTTGAAAGCCCACATTGGGTTTTTGGAAACTCAAGGTATCGCAGGAGTTAGTCACCACAGTTTGCTCTACTCCAAGACAGCACCTGTTCAAGTTATACAGGAAGATGAGGAAGTGATTAG AAGAGGGCCTACATTTGTGGGATCTTCACGATCAAGTTCTTCACATGAACACGTTGTTGATGG GGCTGCAGAGTATGCTTTCAACCCAAAGGATGTAAACTTGAATAAGAAGAGTTCTTCCCCTAACATCGTGGGTGAACCAACAGGACTTcaaattaaagacaaaattaatCGTCTATCACAAATTCTTGCAAATAAG gcCATGGTTGACAGGTTACCAGATAAGGGAGAAAAGTTACGGAAGCAGATTGCTGAACTAAAATCAGAGCTCTATAAAATTAGTGAAGCAGAAAGAACTGAAAACAAAGTTATCGATTTGGATGATTTAAGTGGGGAATTTCAAGCAGTTTTGAATGTATAG
- the LOC109018948 gene encoding protein CHROMATIN REMODELING 24 isoform X1 has translation MADKKSKKMPLSLNDRHYRLLQDFSAPPKPSSHDDDIPQFSGITDFDSPLEEGEAKPLKVHDNSHDDESIPQFSGITDYFPLEKEKLTKVKIEGRRRLCKVSTADGNGSGNEVAIDEPRFNDFTDFDSPPLKDVGDAGGENRGGNEIRDILNDLSAKFDFLSIEKKQFPKRIEPVGDGLNIMKEKEMSAEKKLDLPEYASAGSSFSLASDTSDSSSDVIKGAGDEIKNAATEHEEQSHFGNVTNCDNVHGVKKNYEKPYRYEPGSVGGELMSRGHPFVTEIEEKGLKNMDDSFEDGVHGMKKHGGVMKDDPVPRRMDKKLVHVQQSFVSKAEENDDEEDDCVVLSGHKMVNVVKGHGEKFKDESDDSDGVDVLGDCTDDSGLEKDGSIKLSGPKSTYKLPSKIAKMLYPHQRDGLRWLWSLHCQGKGGILGDDMGLGKTMQICGFLAGLFQSRLIKRAMVVAPKTLIPHWIKELSAVGLSQKIREYYGTCPKARQYELQYILQDGGVLLTTYDIVRNNSKSLRGDYYDDEGGEDSVTWDYMLLDEGHLVKNPSTQRAKSLLEIPSAHRIIISGTPLQNNLKELWALFNFCCPELLGDKQWFKEKYEHAILRGNEKKASDREKRIGSAVAKDLRERIQPYFLRRLKSEVFSEDNAKTTTKLSKKNEVIVWLRLTSCQRQLYEAFLKSELVLSAFDGSPLAALTILKKICDHPLLLTKRAAEDLLEGMESILKPEDVNMAEKLAMHIADVAETKDLEENHDNVSCKIVFILSLLDNLIPEGHSVLIFSQTRKMLNLIQESIISKGYKFLRIDGTTKAGDRLRIVNDFQEGVGAPIFLLTSQVGGLGLTLTRADRVIVVDPAWNPSTDNQSVDRAYRIGQKKDVIVYRLMTCGTVEEKIYRKQIFKGGLFKTATEHKEQIRYFSQQDLRELFSIPAQGFDVSVTQQQLHEEHDCQHIMDAYLKAHIGFLETQGIAGVSHHSLLYSKTAPVQVIQEDEEVISRRGPTFVGSSRSSSSHEHVVDGAAEYAFNPKDVNLNKKSSSPNIVGEPTGLQIKDKINRLSQILANKAMVDRLPDKGEKLRKQIAELKSELYKISEAERTENKVIDLDDLSGEFQAVLNV, from the exons ATGGCGGATAAGAAGAGCAAGAAGATGCCACTGAGCCTCAACGACCGTCATTATCGCCTCCTTCAAGACTTCTCCGCTCCTCCTAAACCCTCCTCCC ACGATGATGATATTCCCCAATTCTCAGGGATCACCGATTTCGATTCTCCTCTTG AAGAAGGAGAAGCGAAGCCCTTGAAGGTCCACGACAACAGCCACGACGATGAGAGTATTCCCCAATTTTCTGGGATCACTGATTATTTTCCTCTCG AGAAAGAAAAGCTCACTAAGGTTAAGATCGAAGGAAGGCGGCGTTTGTGTAAAGTTTCAACTGCAGATGGCAATGGCAGCGGTAATGAAGTGGCGATTGATGAGCCAAGATTTAACGATTTCACTGATTTTGATTCGCCGCCACTCAAAGATGTGGGCGATGCTGGTGGTGAAAATAGGGGTGGAAATGAGATTAGGGATATCCTCAACGATTTGAGCGCTAAGTTTGATTTTCTGTCCATTGAGAAGAAGCAGTTTCCAAAGAGGATTGAACCAGTTGGGGATGgtttaaatataatgaaagagaaagaaatgagtgCAGAGAAGAAACTTGATTTGCCCGAATATGCAAGTGCAGGGTCTTCTTTTTCACTTGCATCTGACACATCCGACTCCTCGTCGGATGTAATTAAGGGTGCTGGAGATGAGATTAAGAATGCTGCAACAGAGCATGAGGAGCAAAGTCATTTTGGAAATGTTACCAATTGTGATAACGTACATGGAgtgaagaaaaattatgaaaagccATATAGATATGAACCTGGAAGTGTGGGTGGGGAATTAATGTCCAGGGGGCATCCTTTTGTAACTGAAATTGAAGAGAAGGGGCTTAAAAATATGGATGATAGTTTTGAGGATGGGGTACATGGGATGAAGAAACATGGTGGAGTAATGAAAGATGATCCTGTACCTCGAAGGATGGATAAGAAGTTAGTGCATGTGCAACAATCGTTTGTGTCTAAAGCtgaagaaaatgatgatgaagaggatGATTGTGTTGTTTTGAGTGGTCACAAAATGGTTAATGTGGTGAAGGGGCATGGGGAGAAGTTCAAGGATGAGTCTGATGATTCAGATGGTGTTGATGTGTTGGGTGATTGTACAGATGATTCTGGCTTGGAGAAGGACGGTTCTATTAAATTGAGTGGTCCAAAATCTACATACAAGTTGCCTAGTAAGATTGCCAAAATGTTGTATCCGCATCAGCGCGATGGGTTAAGGTGGCTATGGTCTCTGCATTGTCAGGGTAAGGGTGGAATCTTAGGGGATGACATGGGTCTGGGGAAGACAATGCAG aTTTGTGGCTTCTTAGCTGGATTATTTCAATCACGTTTGATTAAGAGGGCAATGGTTGTGGCCCCCAAAACGCTGATCCCCCATTGGATCAAAGAATTATCAGCTGTGGGTCTCTCTCAGAAAATAAGAGA GTACTATGGGACTTGTCCAAAAGCTCGACAGTATGAGCTCCAGTATATACTTCAG GATGGAGGTGTTCTTCTCACAACTTATGATATTGTACGGAACAACTCAAAATCTTTGAGGGGGGACTACTATGATGACGAGGGAGGTGAAGATAGTGTTACTTGGGATTATATGTTACTTGATGAG GGACATCTTGTAAAGAATCCTAGTACACAGAGAGCTAAAAGTTTGCTTGAGATACCAAGTGCTCATCGTATTATTATCAGTGGCACACCACTACAAAATAATCTGAAG gaACTGTGGGCGTTATTCAACTTTTGTTGTCCTGAACTACTGGGTGACAAGCAATG GTTCAAGGAAAAATATGAGCATGCAATTCTACgtggaaatgaaaaaaaggcTTCTGATAGGGAAAAGCGTATTGGTTCAGCAGTTGCAAAG gacCTAAGAGAACGTATTCAACCTTATTTTTTGCGTCGCTTGAAGAGTGAGGTATTTAGTGAAGATAACGCCAAAACAACCACCAAACTTTCTAAGAAGAACGAGGTTATCGTGTGGCTAAGATTAACCAGTTGCCAG AGACAACTTTATGAAGCCTTTTTGAAGAGTGAGCTGGTTCTTTCAGCTTTTGATGGCTCGCCACTGGCTGCACTTACA attctgaaaaaaatatgtgatcATCCACTTCTCTTGACAAAGAGAGCTGCTGAAGATTTACTGGAAGGGATGGAGTCGATCTTAAAACCAGAGGATGTCAACATGGCTGAGAAATTGGCCATGCACATTGCTGATGTTGCTGAGACCAAGGACTTGGAAGAGAACCATGATAATGTCTCGTGCAAAATAGTCTTTATATTGTCTTTATTG GATAACTTGATACCCGAGGGGCATAGTGTTCTTATCTTTTCTCAAACTCGTAAGATGCTTAATCTTATTCAG GAGTCAATAATATCCAAAGGATACAAATTTCTACGCATTGATGGTACCACAAAAGCTGGTGACAGACTAAGAATTGTTAAT GATTTTCAAGAAGGTGTAGGGGCTCCCATTTTTCTCTTGACATCTCAAGTTGGTGGTCTAGGCCTTACGCTAACCAGAGCGGACCGCGTGATTGTAGTTGATCCTGCTTGGAATCCCAG tACGGATAACCAAAGTGTTGACCGTGCATATCGAATAGGGCAAAAGAAGGATGTCATTGTATACAGATTAATGACCTGTGGAACTGTTGAGGAAAAGATATATAGAAAGCAG ATCTTCAAAGGAGGATTGTTTAAAACTGCAACTGAGCACAAAGAACAAATTCGGTACTTTAGCCAGCAG GACCTTCGAGAGCTGTTCAGTATCCCAGCTCAGGGGTTTGATGTCTCTGTTACCCAGCAGCAGTTGCATGAAGAGCATGATTGCCAACATATAAT GGATGCCTATTTGAAAGCCCACATTGGGTTTTTGGAAACTCAAGGTATCGCAGGAGTTAGTCACCACAGTTTGCTCTACTCCAAGACAGCACCTGTTCAAGTTATACAGGAAGATGAGGAAGTGATTAG CAGAAGAGGGCCTACATTTGTGGGATCTTCACGATCAAGTTCTTCACATGAACACGTTGTTGATGG GGCTGCAGAGTATGCTTTCAACCCAAAGGATGTAAACTTGAATAAGAAGAGTTCTTCCCCTAACATCGTGGGTGAACCAACAGGACTTcaaattaaagacaaaattaatCGTCTATCACAAATTCTTGCAAATAAG gcCATGGTTGACAGGTTACCAGATAAGGGAGAAAAGTTACGGAAGCAGATTGCTGAACTAAAATCAGAGCTCTATAAAATTAGTGAAGCAGAAAGAACTGAAAACAAAGTTATCGATTTGGATGATTTAAGTGGGGAATTTCAAGCAGTTTTGAATGTATAG
- the LOC109018947 gene encoding probable receptor-like serine/threonine-protein kinase At5g57670, with amino-acid sequence MSFTGDLPSSESEDADGGRTVLVGVKLDAPSRELLTWALVKVAHPGDHVIALHVLNTLTESTSSLVSLVKTFDSVLSVYQGFCNLKQVDLKLKVCRGSKVRKVLVKEAQSCGEATVVLGTSKTHRTIWSSASVAKYCARKLSKYFSVFAVDNGKVLFQRVATSTNSNKPRGRANFDGGHCLEKSSSVCSSCAPDAGLPENCGTQSTEELSGDGDEDNSLALVPYRSSEANIDSGYVVIQDSTELKSRWSTLRRVFLPKRQYVEKSLKRTSVLRWLLRLPSCHSSAAVFPDQRRSNSDQDDDYCSSLDEETGAIVPFGSAAVCPPRSPFNGFGGCLPNELIGLHEKYSSSCRLFTYQELLWATSNFIPENMVGKGGSSHVYKGCLSDGKELAVKMLKPSQDVLKEFVQEIEIITTLHHKNIISLFGFCFEDNNLLLVYDFLSRGSLEENLYGNKKGGKAFGWQERYNVAMGVAEALDFLHNGCVEPVVHRDVKSSNILLSMDFEAQLSDFGLASWSLATSNIACTDVAGTFGYLAPEYFMHGKVSDKIDVYAFGVVLLELLSGRKPIDRTHPRGQESLVMWAKPILDSGKVSQLLDPSLGSDYDHDQIERMALAATLCIRREPRLRPQISLVLKLLQGDEEVMRLAKQQLCTSEVDALDGEAFSTNIQSHLNVALLDIEDELLSIGSSEQSVSLDDYLQAR; translated from the exons ATGAGCTTCACCGGAGACCTTCCCTCCAGTGAGTCAGAAGACGCCGACGGTGGCCGCACGGTGCTGGTTGGGGTGAAGTTGGACGCTCCAAGCCGTGAATTGCTGACGTGGGCTCTGGTCAAGGTGGCCCATCCCGGTGACCATGTCATTGCCCTTCACGTCCTAAATACTCTAACCG AAAGCACGTCGTCACTTGTCTCGCTCGTGAAGACGTTTGATTCTGTGCTCTCTGTATATCAAGGCTTCTGCAACTTAAAGCAG GTTGATCTGAAGCTGAAGGTCTGTAGAGGCTCAAAGGTCCGGAAAGTGCTTGTCAAGGAAGCGCAATCGTGCGGTGAGGCTACGGTGGTTCTGGGAACTTCTAAAACACATCGCACAATCTGGTCATCGGCCTCCGTTGCTAAGTACTGTGCCAGAAAATTGTCCAAATATTTCTCCGTTTTTGCCGTTGACAATGGCAAAGTTTTGTTCCAGAGAGTGGCAACTTCTACCAATTCCAATAAACCGCGAG GGCGAGCGAATTTCGATGGTGGTCACTGTTTGGAAAAATCCAGCTCGGTTTGCTCGAGTTGTGCACCGGATGCTGGATTGCCGGAGAATTGTGGAACCCAATCTACGGAAGAGTTATCTGGAGATGGTGACGAGGACAATTCGTTGGCTTTGGTACCATATAGATCATCTGAGGCCAATATAGATTCTGGTTACGTTGTGATTCAAGACTCAACGGAATTGAAATCCAGGTGGTCAACTCTTCGACGGGTGTTTCTACCCAAGCGGCAATATGTGGAGAAATCTTTGAAAAGGACTTCTGTTCTTCGTTGGTTGTTGAGATTACCAAGCTGTCATTCTTCAGCTGCGGTGTTTCCTGATCAGAGGAGGAGTAATTCTGATCAGGATGATGATTATTGTTCCTCGCTTGATGAAGAGACTGGGGCGATCGTGCCATTCGGATCTGCTGCTGTGTGTCCTCCTCGTTCCCCTTTCAATGGCTTCGGTGGTTGTCTTCCTAACGAATTAATTGGTTTGCATGAGAAATACTCATCCAGCTGCAGGTTGTTTACCTACCAGGAACTCTTGTGGGCAACCTCTAATTTCATTCCCG agaaTATGGTTGGTAAGGGTGGCAGTAGTCATGTTTACAAAGGGTGTCTTTCTGATGGCAAGGAGTTGGCAGTTAAAATGTTGAAGCCATCTCAAGATGTGCTAAAAGAGTTCGTTCAAGAAATTGAGATCATCACGACTTTACATCATAAGAACATAATCTCTCTTTTTGGGTTCTGTTTTGAGGACAATAATTTGCTATTGGTCTATGATTTTCTTTCAAGAGGAAGCCTAGAAGAAAATCTCTATG GTAACAAGAAGGGGGGGAAAGCGTTTGGTTGGCAAGAGAGATACAATGTGGCTATGGGTGTTGCTGAGGCATTGGACTTTTTACACAACGGCTGTGTGGAACCTGTGGTCCACAGGGACGTGAAATCCTCAAACATCCTTCTTTCTATGGATTTTGAGGCACAG CTCTCAGATTTTGGACTTGCTAGTTGGTCTTTGGCTACGTCCAATATTGCTTGCACTGACGTTGCAGGAACCTTTGG TTACTTAGCTCCAGAATATTTCATGCATGGAAAAGTGAGTGACAAAATTGATGTTTATGCATTTGGCGTCGTACTTCTTGAGCTTCTTTCGGGTAGAAAGCCTATTGACCGTACACATCCAAGGGGCCAGGAGAGCCTTGTAATGTGG GCAAAGCCGATTTTGGACAGTGGGAAGGTTTCCCAATTGCTAGATCCAAGCTTGGGAAGCGACTATGACCATGATCAGATTGAGAGGATGGCATTGGCTGCAACCCTTTGCATTAGACGCGAGCCTAGATTACGGCCTCAGATAAGCCTA GTTTTGAAGCTTCTTCAGGGTGATGAGGAAGTGATGAGGCTGGCAAAGCAGCAACTTTGTACGTCAGAAGTTGATGCCTTAGACGGGGAAGCATTTTCTACTAACATCCAATCCCATCTTAATGTTGCATTGCTAGACATAGAGGATGAGTTGCTTTCTATTGGTAGCAGTGAGCAGAGCGTTTCATTAGATGACTATCTGCAAGCGAGATAG